The Thermoplasmata archaeon genomic sequence GGAAGGTGCAGAGTAGGTTTTGCAGTGAAGGAACTTGATGTCCTCTTCTACATAAACCCTGAAATTTTGGAAACTGAGGATTGCCAGTTCACGGGTGTGATTCCCTCGGAAGATAGAATTGTCAAATTTTTCTCACCAATTCTGAAAAAAATTTCTGGCATCTCAAATCCATACATTGTGGTATCCTCTGGCAGGATTGTCGGTTTTGCTGATGCAAGGAAAAAGGGGAAGGAAATCCATCTGGAAGAGTTCGTGGGTGATGATGATGCCTGGCAGGCATTCAGAGAGTTTCTCTATTCAAGGGATTATGTGCTGAGGAAGGACTCTACTCAATCAACTTCCTGAACAAGGCCTCCTGCTCATCGTTGATCGAAACCAAAAATTTCTCAAGGATTTCTCTCTTCTCAGCCCTGAATTTGCCCGCCTTAATCAGTTCATCGGTAATTTGCGGCACCTTTGCCTGGCGTGCCTTCATTTTGACTGCTGTGGGCACTACCTTCTTGATTGTAGGGTCTCCTGCAGCAATCTTCTTCTTCAATTCCTCCCGAATCACATACTTCAGCACCTTTCCCCTACCACTCACGGGGAATGACTCGACAACTTGCACATACCTTGGAACCTTTGCACTGGCCACATTACCATAGAGAAAATCCACGACCTCTTCTTCCTTCAACTCAATTCCTTTCTTTGGAATTACGAGTGCAGCTACTACCTCGCCTAGCTCCTTATCTGGCACACCTACAACCGTCACATCCAAAATCTTCGGGTGTTGGAGCAACAACTCTTCAATTTCTCGTGGGTACACATTGAAACCACCCACAATCACCATGTCCTTTATCCTGCCCACAATCCGTACATAGCCACGCTCATCCATTGTAGCCATATCACCAGTATAGAGCCAGCCCTCCTCGTCTATCGCTTCCTTTGTTGCCTCTGGATTTTTGTAGTAACCCTTCATTATGTTGTAGCCTCTGCAGGCAAGCTCTCCAGGTGTTCCCCTTGGCACCTCCTTTCTATCTGCATCTACAATTTTCACTTCAACATCAGGTATAGCCCTTCCAACAGTTTCCACCCTGTCTTTGATTGAGTCATCAAATCTAGTTGCAGTGACTGCAGGCGATGCCTCAGTTAAACCATAAACAATTGAGACATTGCAGTGCATCTTTTCCATCACACCCTGCATGGTCTCAACTGGGCAGGGTGCACCTGCCATTATTCCAGTTCTCAAAGATGTCGTGTCATACTTCTTCTTTTCAAGAACTGCAAGCTCCCTGATGAACATTGTGGGCACACCATGAAGAACTGTGCATTTCTCCTTCTCGACTGTTTTCAGTACTTCTTCAGGGTCAAATGCAACAAGAGGGACCATGCAGGCACCTACACTTGCAGAAACAGTGATGCTAAGCACACAGCCAAAGCAATGGGAGAACGGCACACAAATCAAAAGTTTATCTTTGTAACTCATCCGAAGAATCTCTGCGATGTCCCTTGCATTTCTGGAAATGTTGTGATGAGTGAGCATCGCACCCTTTGGTTTCCCAGTTGTGCCTGAAGTGTAAAGAATGAAGGTAACCTCATCTGGTTTTGGCTCAGCAATTCTTTTTTGGAACTCTTCGTTGGTCTTCCAATCGCTCCCGAGTTTCAGAACTTCCTCAAAATTCATTGCGTTGCCTATGTTTGTGCCCCTCGCAATTACATGCTGAAGCTTAGGAAGTTTCGGCTTAATCTCCTCCATCATCTTTATAAAGTCCACATTTGCAAATGGTTCTGAGGTCACCACTGCAACCGAATCTGAGTGTCCAAGAATGTATTCTGCCTCAGAGGGCTTATACCATGTGTCCATCGGCACCACGACTGCCCCGATTTTTGGAATGGCAAACCAGGCGACAATCCATTCCGGAAAATTGTGCATCCACAAACCAACTTTGTCGTCCTTCTTCACACCCAATTTCACGAGCCCACATGCGAATTGCGAGACTTTTTCATGCAGCTGGGCATAGGTCCAGCGCAAATCACCAAAGACCACTGCGTCTCTTTCTGGAAAGGCAACAGCGTCCCTATCAATCATCTGCCCTAGCGTAATTTTTTCAGTCATAGGATTCACCTATTGCCCGAATAAGCAAGTGAAATAAAAATGTTCCTCACTTCTCTTTTCCACCACGCAACCTCTTTGGATGCCCCCTGCCCCTCAACTCAATTTCATGCATTTTCTCAATTACCGCACAAGCGTGCAAATAGTGGCTTGCGTAACTCTCCAGCACAACCTCAAATTTATCAAAAATCTCTGCATGGGCACTCAAGAATGCCTCTCTCAGCAAATGCAAGTCCACACCTTTTGCCTCCGTACTTCTGCTCTTTGAACCCAGGCTAAAATCAATCAGATAGAGCTTACCTTCGTAAAGAAGCATGTTGGATGTTGTTAAGTCCCCATGCACAATGTCACTCTGATGCAATTTTGCAATCACCCTTCCAATCTCCTCCAGCACCTTTCTCTGCTCTTCCTCATCCATACTCCCAATCTGACGCTTCAGATTAGGGCTTGGTATGTATTCCATAACAATCTTAAATTCATCCACATCCAGAATTAACGGTACTGCCACACCTGCACATCTTGCTGCATGCATCAAGCGTGCCTCTGCCTTTGTCCTCGCTTTCCTCAAGTCAAAATCAATTTCTGGATGCCTGTAACCCTTGGCAATTCGCTCCTTCACCACCGCCTCCAGCTCAAAAAATTTTGTCCTGTAAATTATGGATTCTGCACCTCTTGCTATAACTTCCCGACCCTCTGCCATGCCCGTCCCTCAAATTATCCTTGTTTTTGGTGAATAACATCTGGCCTCAACAGCCCTCCCTGCGCCCACCCAGCACTCCTCGCTCAAAACTGTGCCCGGGTTCACAGAACAATTTATCCCGAGCTTGCAATCGTCGCCAATCACTGCACCAAATTTTCTCAACCCTGTTTGCACCTTCACTCCCTGAACATAAGAATGAATCTCCTTTCCATCCAGCCGCAAATTTGCAATTTTTGTGCCTGCACCGAGATTCACTCGCATTCCAATGATACTGTCTCCCACATAATTGAAGTGTGGTGCATTTGAGTTTGACATAATTATTGAGTTTTTGATTTCACTGGCATTACCAATGTGACAGTTATCACCAATGTATGTGCTTGGCCTGATGTAAGCATTAGGGCCAATTCGGCAATTTTTCCCAATGTAAACTGGCCCTACGATATAGCTGCCAGAGTGCACCACAGTGCCTTCCTCAATCACCACATTTCCTTTCACAACTGCATACTCCTCCACCTCTCCCAGAATCTTTCTCTGAACCTTACTCAACAAAATTTCGTTGGCCTTCAACAAATCCCAGGGCTTCCCTATGTCCTCCCATGCACCAGCACTCTTAACAGAAACCACTTTCTTTTCGGACGCTAGCAAGTTTATTGCATCTGTTAACTCATACTCTCCCCTCGCCGAAACCTTTATTTTATCCAGTGCCTCGAAAATTTCGGGTGTGAAATAATAAATCCCTGCGTTAATATAGTCTCCCTTAACCTTTGCCTTTTCATGGATTTTTACCACATCCTCACCATCAAATTCTATAGCCCCATACTCCAAGGTATTCTCTCTCCTCACCGCAGCAAGCACATTTTTCCCACCCTTTCCTTTAGCCAACACCTCTTTCAAAATCTCTTCCTCAAAAACAATGTCCCCATTGAGGCAAAGAAAATTTCCATCACAGAATTTTCTAACTGTTTTCACCGCATCTCCAGTCCCTGCTTGCTTCTCCTGTCTGATCAGGGTTATTCCCTCCTTCCCCTCTAACATCTCCCTGAACTGCGCTTCCTGCTGATGCACCACAATCGCAATTTCTTCAATTCCTGCATTTTTCAGGGCGTCTAGAATGTGGAGAAGCAATGGTTTACCTGCAACTGGAAGTAATGGCTTTGGCGTTTTCGCTGTAAGGGGTTTTAACCTTTTCCCCTCACCTGCTGCAAGCACAACTGCCTTCAAGCTATGCACCTCTTCACCACATCCATTGCCTGCTCATAAATCTTTTCGCATCTCTCTGCACTCCTGCTCTCTGAAAAAATTCTGATTTTTGGCTCTGTGCCTGAGAAACGCACAAGCAATGCACCATCCTCAAAAATCAACTTCAGGCCATCAACTGTAAAAGCTCTGCCTCCAAGCTCCCTCAATGCCTCAAAAACCTTCTTTTCAATCTCCAGACGCCTTTCCTTCTGGTATTTTACACTCCCTTTCTTGATGTGTAACCTTGGAATATTCGCAACCATTTCCGAAATGCGTTTACCCTCTTCAGAAAGCAATTTCACTGCGGCGTAAATTCCATCTGGACAATAAGAATGCTGCGGAAAGATATATGTGCCAGAGGGTTCGCCTCCAAAAACTCCGTTCAGCTCACGTAATTTTGCACTTACAAACACATCGCCAGTTTTTGTCACCTCCACTCTTTCCTCCCCCAACAACCAATAAACCGCAGAAGTAGTGTCAATGCTCACCACGACCTTTCCCTTGGGCAATTGCCTTGCAAAATGGCAGAGAATCAAATCTGGCTCCACATAATTTCCTTGCTCATCTATAACAGCAACTCTGTCTGCGTCTCCATCATGGGCAATTCCTGCCTCACAACCT encodes the following:
- a CDS encoding AMP-binding protein, whose product is MTEKITLGQMIDRDAVAFPERDAVVFGDLRWTYAQLHEKVSQFACGLVKLGVKKDDKVGLWMHNFPEWIVAWFAIPKIGAVVVPMDTWYKPSEAEYILGHSDSVAVVTSEPFANVDFIKMMEEIKPKLPKLQHVIARGTNIGNAMNFEEVLKLGSDWKTNEEFQKRIAEPKPDEVTFILYTSGTTGKPKGAMLTHHNISRNARDIAEILRMSYKDKLLICVPFSHCFGCVLSITVSASVGACMVPLVAFDPEEVLKTVEKEKCTVLHGVPTMFIRELAVLEKKKYDTTSLRTGIMAGAPCPVETMQGVMEKMHCNVSIVYGLTEASPAVTATRFDDSIKDRVETVGRAIPDVEVKIVDADRKEVPRGTPGELACRGYNIMKGYYKNPEATKEAIDEEGWLYTGDMATMDERGYVRIVGRIKDMVIVGGFNVYPREIEELLLQHPKILDVTVVGVPDKELGEVVAALVIPKKGIELKEEEVVDFLYGNVASAKVPRYVQVVESFPVSGRGKVLKYVIREELKKKIAAGDPTIKKVVPTAVKMKARQAKVPQITDELIKAGKFRAEKREILEKFLVSINDEQEALFRKLIE
- a CDS encoding KEOPS complex kinase/ATPase Bud32: MAEGREVIARGAESIIYRTKFFELEAVVKERIAKGYRHPEIDFDLRKARTKAEARLMHAARCAGVAVPLILDVDEFKIVMEYIPSPNLKRQIGSMDEEEQRKVLEEIGRVIAKLHQSDIVHGDLTTSNMLLYEGKLYLIDFSLGSKSRSTEAKGVDLHLLREAFLSAHAEIFDKFEVVLESYASHYLHACAVIEKMHEIELRGRGHPKRLRGGKEK
- a CDS encoding sugar phosphate nucleotidyltransferase translates to MKAVVLAAGEGKRLKPLTAKTPKPLLPVAGKPLLLHILDALKNAGIEEIAIVVHQQEAQFREMLEGKEGITLIRQEKQAGTGDAVKTVRKFCDGNFLCLNGDIVFEEEILKEVLAKGKGGKNVLAAVRRENTLEYGAIEFDGEDVVKIHEKAKVKGDYINAGIYYFTPEIFEALDKIKVSARGEYELTDAINLLASEKKVVSVKSAGAWEDIGKPWDLLKANEILLSKVQRKILGEVEEYAVVKGNVVIEEGTVVHSGSYIVGPVYIGKNCRIGPNAYIRPSTYIGDNCHIGNASEIKNSIIMSNSNAPHFNYVGDSIIGMRVNLGAGTKIANLRLDGKEIHSYVQGVKVQTGLRKFGAVIGDDCKLGINCSVNPGTVLSEECWVGAGRAVEARCYSPKTRII